Proteins from a single region of Trichoderma asperellum chromosome 3, complete sequence:
- a CDS encoding uncharacterized protein (EggNog:ENOG41), whose product MMDVDTVNEVIECVGRLFDHIPYAVCGTAALIYYGYRSYFPDHISITCPEESKEAIRCWALAKGMTPLPDNPDGFSVRVASGRTCPVCIKFMKNGFEALERVRVGPGQASMVTLPSIANTIARSYVSRLHNSSTERQALYARYLAWILKRMAEVPPTDPIQRFTPERAKDIINRSFWIPFTLSYPETVPLFTAAGLEIQGDGGLMDWPQIDAPSVPAQRPRARTSTSRYSLNNSHGRSQSHNFANTYNYNYSQSQTRHSLHDSDLSESENSTTPPSLRRVTKRIPSFRPLMVPSFNSPATSDSGFSHSTDGMSPQFLLASPFMSPTTFMSPTTAMAPPPFTSYHQNYHQNFHQNFHQNFHHFMPLSPSDSTPFIQPLGPPPAPRRSLSTRSRDVRPWI is encoded by the coding sequence ATGATGGACGTCGACACCGTCAACGAGGTCATTGAGTGCGTCGGCCGCCTCTTCGACCACATTCCCTACGCCGTCTGCGGCACCGCCGCCCTCATCTACTACGGCTACCGCTCCTACTTCCCCGATCACATCAGTATTACCTGTCCCGAAGAGTCCAAGGAAGCCATTCGCTGCTGGGCGCTGGCCAAGGGCATGACACCGTTGCCCGACAACCCCGATGGCTTCAGCGTGCGCGTTGCCAGCGGCCGCACTTGTCCCGTATGCATCAAGTTTATGAAGAACGGCTTCGAGGCGCTGGAGCGAGTCCGGGTTGGCCCAGGCCAGGCAAGCATGGTGACGTTGCCTAGTATCGCCAACACCATCGCCCGTAGCTACGTCTCTCGCCTGCACAACTCGTCTACGGAGCGCCAGGCCCTCTATGCGCGGTACTTGGCCTGGATCTTGAAACGCATGGCTGAGGTCCCGCCAACAGATCCGATACAGCGCTTTACTCCAGAACGTGCCAAAGACATTATAAATCGATCTTTTTGGATCCCCTTCACTCTCTCTTATCCCGAGACTGTGCCTCTATTTACGGCTGCCGGCCTTGAGATCCAGGGCGATGGTGGGCTAATGGACTGGCCGCAGATTGACGCCCCAAGCGTGCCGGCCCAACGGCCAAGGGCTAGGACATCCACCAGCCGTTATAGCCTCAACAATAGCCATGGCCGCAGCCAGAGCCATAACTTTGCCAATACCTACAACTACAACTATAGCCAGAGCCAGACTCGTCACAGCCTTCACGACTCGGATCTCTCAGAGTCTGAGAATAGCacaacaccaccatctcTCCGTAGGGTTACCAAGCGGATACCGAGCTTCCGCCCACTAATGGTGCCTTCATTCAACTCGCCGGCGACTTCCGACTCAGGATTCTCCCATTCCACTGACGGCATGTCACCGCAGTTCCTTCTTGCTTCTCCATTCATGTCACCCACCACATTTATGTCGCCCACCACAGCCATGGCGCCACCGCCTTTTACAAGCTATCATCAGAACTATCATCAGAACTTTCATCAGAACTTTCATCAGAATTTTCATCACTTTATGCCCCTCTCTCCTTCAGACTCTACACCCTTTATCCAACCATTAGGCCCTCCACCAGCACCAAGGAGATCACTATCAACTCGTTCCCGTGATGTGAGGCCGTGGATATGA
- the RPN11 gene encoding multicatalytic endopeptidase (BUSCO:EOG092D37Y7~MEROPS:MER0022005) codes for MERFRNLLGGGGMGLGGVTPGTDNISLIDNSETVYISSLALLKMLRHGRAGVPMEVMGLMLGEFVDDFTVKVMDVFAMPQSGTGVSVEAVDPVFQTKMMDMLRQTGRPEAVVGWYHSHPGFGCWLSSVDINTQQSFEQLNPRAVAVVVDPIQSVKGKVVIDAFRLINPQLLMMGQEPRQSTSNLGHLNKPSIQALIHGLNRHYYSIGINYRKTALEENMLMNLHKHVWTEALEMDDFRTEGQKNKERLERLVSLADGYEKRVKEETELTKEQLKTRYVGKLDPKKHLEDVGQELIEDNIVSVSRQMIDKEATMPKKNGALGAAAQSNEDQMETEEEL; via the exons ATGGAGCGATTTAGGAATCTGTTGGGCGGAGGTGGCATGGGGTTGGGAGGAGTTACTCCAGGCACG GATAACATTAGCCTGATCGATAACTCCGAAACGGTCTACATCTCATCCCTAGCCCTGCTGAAGATGCTCCGGCACGGCCGAGCAGGCGTGCCGATGGAAGTCATGGGTCTCATGCTGGGCGAATTCGTCGACGATTTCACAGTCAAGGTCATGGACGTGTTTGCCATGCCCCAGAGCGGAACAGGAGTCAGTGTTGAAGCTGTCGATCCTGTATTTCAGACCAAGATGATGGATATGCTGCGGCAGACTGGAAG ACCGGAAGCTGTCGTCGGATGGTATCACTCGCACCCTGGatttggctgctggctttCTTCTGTTGACATAAATACTCAGCAGTCGTTTGAGCAGCTAAACCCCCGTGCAGTGGCAGTTGTTGTCGATCCTATACAGTCAGTCAAAGGCAAGGTCGTCATCGATGCTTTCCGACTTATCAACCCACAACTACTCATGATGGGCCAGGAGCCTCGACAGAGCACAAGTAACCTGGGACACTTGAACAAGCCATCCATCCAGGCTTTGATCCATGGACTCAACCGACACTACTACTCGATTGGCATCAACTACCGCAAGACGGCACTAGAAGAGAATATGCTCATGAATCTCCACAAGCACGTATGGACGGAAGCTCTAGAAATGGATGATTTCCGGACGGAGGGACAGAAGAACAAGGAGCGTCTGGAAAGACTAGTCAGCCTGGCAGATGGCTACGAGAAGAGAGTCAAGGAGGAGACTGAGCTGACTAAGGAGCAGCTCAAGACCCGTTACGTTGGCAAGCTGGACCCCAAGAAGCACTTGGAGGACGTGGGCCAGGAGCTGATTGAAGACAACATCGTGTCGGTGTCGAGGCAAATGATTGACAAGGAGGCGACGATGCCAAAGAAGAACGGGGCATTGGGAGCGGCTGCCCAATCAAATGAAGACCAGATGGAGACAGAGGAGGAGTTATAA